Proteins from a genomic interval of Flammeovirgaceae bacterium SG7u.111:
- a CDS encoding arylsulfatase has translation MKNLLLFLIYIPILFSCSDQERNPEKATTRPNVILILTDDQGYGDLGIHGNESIHTPVLDKMAIDGVRMDRFYVSPLCAPTRASLLTGRYNLRTGTRWVSDGLENMRGEEITIGEVFNNAGYKTGCFGKWHNGAHFPYHPNQQGFDEFIGFCAGHWNNYFGTKLEKNGEPFSTKGFITDALTDEAISFIKENKNAPFLCYIPYNVPHSPFQVPDKYYDKYYNNLTAIEDEAERRKAAAVYGMCENMDENVGRIFTEVEKLGLSENTIIIYLTDNGPNGHRFNAGMKGIKGSVHEGGVRVPFFAQWKGHFPKGVKSGKLAAHIDVLPTLASLCQIDLPKGLVLDGKDISPLLMGKEEGWPDRIIFTQQSDRELDPFKKGALRNSRYRLVFEGNKGGELFDMLEDPREQHDLSEEKPGLLDSLKGEYLTWFADVSAEVYDLRSIPMGFEDQQKIVLPAHESNFEGGLKFKEGHGWAHDWLVNWTSTSDQLYWKVEVAAYGKYKAYISYTCPEENIGSQIQLTAGENKVVGKIIKPFDPSYYPSPDRISRKEVYEKDWETVELGEIEISPGVRQLTIRATEVPTSQVGEFKNLTLIKTE, from the coding sequence ATGAAAAACCTCTTACTATTTTTAATTTATATACCTATACTTTTTTCTTGCTCAGATCAGGAGAGGAACCCTGAAAAAGCAACTACTCGTCCTAATGTAATATTAATCCTTACCGATGATCAGGGCTATGGGGATTTGGGTATCCATGGAAATGAAAGTATTCATACTCCAGTACTGGATAAGATGGCAATAGATGGGGTGAGGATGGATAGATTTTATGTATCTCCCTTATGTGCACCAACAAGAGCAAGTCTTCTAACTGGTCGGTATAACCTCCGGACAGGTACTCGTTGGGTTTCAGATGGTTTGGAAAATATGAGAGGGGAAGAAATTACCATAGGGGAAGTTTTTAACAACGCAGGATATAAAACTGGATGCTTTGGGAAGTGGCATAATGGAGCTCATTTTCCTTACCACCCAAATCAGCAAGGATTTGATGAGTTTATAGGGTTTTGTGCAGGTCATTGGAATAACTACTTCGGAACAAAACTTGAAAAAAATGGAGAGCCTTTTTCAACAAAGGGTTTTATTACTGACGCGCTAACGGATGAAGCCATTTCTTTTATTAAAGAAAATAAAAATGCGCCGTTTCTATGCTATATTCCCTATAATGTTCCTCACAGCCCGTTTCAAGTTCCTGATAAGTATTACGATAAGTATTATAATAATCTCACAGCCATTGAAGATGAGGCAGAGCGTAGAAAGGCTGCTGCGGTTTATGGAATGTGTGAAAATATGGATGAGAATGTTGGTCGAATCTTTACTGAAGTAGAAAAGTTGGGGCTGTCAGAAAATACGATTATCATTTATTTGACAGATAATGGACCCAATGGTCATAGGTTCAATGCAGGCATGAAAGGAATAAAAGGTTCTGTACATGAAGGTGGGGTAAGAGTGCCATTTTTTGCCCAATGGAAAGGTCATTTTCCTAAGGGTGTCAAATCGGGAAAGCTTGCGGCTCATATTGATGTGTTACCTACGTTAGCGTCTCTTTGCCAAATTGATTTGCCCAAAGGGTTAGTGCTAGATGGAAAAGATATTTCTCCTTTGTTAATGGGGAAAGAGGAAGGCTGGCCAGATCGAATAATTTTCACCCAACAATCTGATAGAGAATTAGATCCGTTCAAAAAAGGGGCTTTAAGGAATAGTAGATATCGCTTGGTGTTTGAAGGCAATAAAGGTGGCGAGCTTTTCGACATGCTAGAAGACCCAAGAGAGCAGCATGACCTTTCAGAAGAAAAGCCTGGTTTACTCGATAGTCTAAAAGGTGAATACCTAACTTGGTTTGCGGATGTGTCTGCCGAAGTATATGATTTGCGAAGTATTCCCATGGGTTTTGAAGATCAGCAAAAAATAGTACTACCTGCTCATGAGAGTAATTTTGAAGGAGGGCTCAAATTCAAGGAAGGGCATGGTTGGGCTCACGATTGGCTCGTAAACTGGACTTCTACTTCAGACCAATTATATTGGAAGGTGGAAGTAGCAGCATATGGTAAGTACAAAGCATATATTTCTTATACTTGCCCAGAAGAGAATATTGGTTCGCAGATACAACTTACGGCAGGGGAAAATAAGGTTGTAGGGAAAATTATAAAACCCTTTGATCCAAGTTATTACCCAAGTCCAGATCGAATCTCTAGAAAGGAAGTTTACGAGAAAGATTGGGAGACTGTAGAGTTAGGGGAGATAGAAATATCTCCTGGAGTTAGGCAGCTTACCATTAGGGCAACGGAAGTGCCTACAAGCCAAGTTGGCGAGTTTAAAAATTTGACACTAATCAAAACGGAATAA